In Microplitis demolitor isolate Queensland-Clemson2020A chromosome 9, iyMicDemo2.1a, whole genome shotgun sequence, one genomic interval encodes:
- the LOC103570138 gene encoding ubiquitin conjugation factor E4 B, with amino-acid sequence MSELSQEEMRRRRLARLAGLESSVSNPVSPPGSSVNNVSKSSNSPGPSTCPDLPTPSLQQQQSPTQPQLNESSNEREVPMDFEETNEKQSNNISIDVDSGIENMEVEEQDRKDHTSRSRTTSSSADVSTDQIHSTISRVLCVSWKQPTEQTIFLPELSANTSSLNRTMSHTDLINESLMEVLKIFTDNEDPLKDITSDVLSDGEDSPNSQTSPMVSPAAATSSLASSSATGLPMIFTSESKNKPRSFFYLVDCYSRAALEERNNPKRSSVPPISEVLISLRAQCVQYASLVLQQIIGVPVDKLINPSSVITSPLLYPVLAQTLPRGFLHELVARTHLNPQTFNKIFTPLLQGLYLSMQQVSLIGNTHRRPIEALEELIDIRCGTNGNIRPICRLITHQIQFLPDFMTTAVGRELTRTSFLGPFLSVSVFAEDQPKVAEKFFSGNPTNDKSINLTLQQELESTRSSLHKLFHAILATSTCREATLAYLATLLRHNEKRVQIQTEEFALAGDGFMLNLLSTLQMLSVKIKLDTVDPLYPFHPSSFVEIKNDTRLKLSSQEVVDWVKELETSHKWTEAKFPTQCWFLTLHCHHIALMPALQKYRRKLRALRELQKMLDDLQATESSWKDAPYAGHNKELIKRWKQQLKRLSKSKSCADAGLIDPVLMRRSLHFYCSVAEILLGLLKQSENGNSLSLSLPLPQQIPNKFTALPEWYVEDIAEFLLFALQFCPSVVTNNVDNALITWLLVIICTPHCIRNPYLIAKIIEVLFVINTSVQGRNDILHDQVMSHPITKTHLASYLMKFYTDVETTGSSSEFYDKFSIRYHISLILKTMWDSPVHRTSIINESNNGKQFVKFINMLMNDTTFLLDESLESLKRIHEVQELMADKPNWSSMSNEQQQSRTRQLTADERQARSYLTLAKETVSMFHYLTVEITEPFLRPELVGRLSAMLNFNLKQLCGPKCKDLKVKKPIKYGWEPRTLLGQLIDIYLHLDCDNFAAALASDERSFCKELFTDAANRLGKANIKTTTEIERFMALAERAAVIARDNLAREEDYGDAPDEFRDPLMDTLMEDPVKLPSGIIMDKAVIIRHLLNSSTDPFSRQPLSEDMLMPDLDLKRRITAWKQQKRPSPNY; translated from the exons atgagTGAATTAAGTCAAGAGGaa atGCGCAGACGACGACTGGCTCGTCTAGCTGGACTTGAATCCAGTGTAAGCAATCCAGTTAGTCCACCTGGATCTAGTGTCAACAATGTCTCTAAGTCTTCAAATTCACCTGGTCCATCAACTTGTCCAGACTTACCAACACCATCACTCCAACAACAACAATCACCTACTCAGCCTCAATTAAATGAATCATCCAATGAACGAGAAGTTCCAATGGATTTTGAAGAAACCAACGAAAAGCAATCGAATAATATTTCCATAGACGTTGATTCTGGAATCGAAAATATGGAAGTCGAGGAACAAGATCGCAAAGATCATACTTCTAGATCTagg accaCCAGCTCCAGCGCCGACGTCTCTACAGACCAAATCCACAGCACAATCTCCCGTGTCCTTTGCGTCTCCTGGAAGCAACCAACAGAACAAACCATATTTCTCCCGGAGCTATCAGCAAACACTTCATCACTCAACCGGACAATGTCTCACACCGACCTAATAAACGAGTCGCTCATGGAAGtcctaaaaattttcaccGACAATGAAGATCCCCTGAAAGACATAACCAGCGACGTCTTATCTGACGGCGAAGACAGTCCCAATAGTCAGACAAGTCCCATGGTCAGTCCAGCCGCCGCCACATCATCACTAGCATCATCATCAGCAACCGGACTGCCCATGATATTCACCAGTGAAAGTAAAAACAAACCCCGTAGTTTTTTCTACCTCGTCGACTGCTACAGTCGTGCCGCACTCGAGGAACGGAACAACCCGAAGCGTTCAAGTGTCCCGCCAATTTCCGAAGTATTAATTTCGCTCCGCGCCCAATGTGTTCAATACGCGAGTCTCGTTCTGCAGCAAATAATCGGAGTACCAGTTGATAAACTAATAAACCCATCCTCAGTAATCACAAGTCCGCTGCTGTATCCAGTTCTAGCCCAGACTCTACCACGTGGTTTCCTTCATGAACTGGTAGCGCGCACTCATTTAAACCCACAgacattcaataaaatatttacaccaCTGCTCCAAGGTCTGTATTTGTCAATGCAACAAGTGAGTCTCATTGGCAACACCCATCGTCGTCCCATTGAAGCGCTAGAAGAACTAATAGACATCCGTTGCGGTACCAATGGCAACATCCGGCCCATATGCCGACTTATCACCCACCAGATCCAATTCCTGCCAGATTTCATGACGACTGCAGTAGGCCGCGAGCTAACCCGGACGTCATTCCTCGGTCCCTTCTTATCGGTATCAGTTTTCGCAGAAGACCAACCGAAGGTCGCGGAAAAATTCTTCAGCGGCAATCCAACGAATGACAAGTCAATAAATTTGACACTGCAGCAGGAGTTAGAGAGCACGAGATCGTCATtgcataaattatttcatgctATTTTAGCAACTAGTACATGCCGTGAAGCAACGCTGGCTTACTTAGCGACTTTATTGCGGCACAATGAAAAACGTGTGCAAATTCAAACAGAAGAATTCGCGCTAGCAGGTGATGGCTTCAtgcttaatttattatctacatTACAAATGCTGTcggttaaaataaaactagatACCGTCGACCCGCTGTATCCATTCCACCCATCAAGTTtcgttgaaataaaaaatgacacgCGTCTGAAATTGTCATCCCAGGAAGTCGTCGACTGGGTAAAGGAATTAGAAACAAGCCACAAGTGGACGGAAGCTAAATTCCCAACTCAGTGCTGGTTCTTGACTCTGCACTGCCACCACATCGCGCTGATGCCCGCGCTGCAAAAATACAGGCGTAAATTACGCGCGTTGAGAGAGTTGCAGAAAATGCTGGACGATTTGCAGGCGACCGAGTCCTCGTGGAAGGACGCGCCCTACGCTGGCCACAATAAGGAACTCATCAAACGTTGGAAGCAGCAACTCAAGCGTCTGAGCAAATCCAAGTCTTGCGCTGATGCTGGTCTGATTGATCCAGTTCTGATGAGACGTTCCCTGCACTTCTACTGCTCCGTCGCTGAAATTCTGCTGGGTCTGCTGAAGCAGTCAGAAAATGGGAACTCATTGTCCTTGTCACTGCCATTGCCCCAACAGATTCCCAATAAATTCACGGCATTGCCTGAGTGGTACGTCGAAGACATCGCGGAATTTTTGCTGTTCGCCCTGCAGTTTTGTCCCTCTGTCGTCACTAATAATGTCGACAACGCGCTGATCACTTGGCTGCTCGTGATCATTTGCACGCCGCACTGCATCAGAAACCCGTACCTCATTGCTAAGATAATAGAAGTACTTTTTGTGATAAACACAAGTGTTCAAGGACGCAATGACATCCTGCATGACCAAGTGATGTCGCACCCAATAACCAAAACCCACTTGGCCTCTTATCTCATGAAGTTTTACACTGATGTGGAGACAACGGGATCCAGCTCGGAGTTCTATGacaaattttctataagatATCACATAAGTTTGATATTGAAGACGATGTGGGACAGTCCCGTGCACCGGACATCGATAATAAATGAGAGCAACAATGGCAAGCAGTTTGTAAAGTTCATCAACATGCTGATGAACGACACGACGTTTTTGCTGGACGAGAGCTTGGAGTCACTGAAGCGCATCCATGAAGTCCAGGAACTGATGGCTGATAAACCGAACTGGTCATCGATGTCAAATGAGCAGCAGCAGTCGAGGACAAGACAACTGACTGCTGATGAACGGCAGGCGAGGTCGTATCTGACGCTGGCTAAGGAGACGGTTTCGATGTTTCATTACTTGACTGTGGAAATAACGGAGCCGTTTTTGCGGCCGGAACTTGTGGGCAGATTGAGTGCGATGCTGAACTTTAATTTGAAGCAACTCTGCGGCCCTAAATGCAAAGATTTGAAAGTTAAAAAGCCGATCAAGTATGGGTGGGAACCGCGCACGCTGCTGGGGCAACTGATTGATATTTACTTACATCTTGACTGTGATAATTTTGCTGCTGCTTTAGCCAGCGATgag AGATCGTTTTGCAAAGAATTGTTTACCGATGCCGCGAATCGTTTGGGAAAAGCGAACATTAAAACTACAACTGAAATCGAGAGATTCATGGCACTGGCAGAACGCGCTGCAGTTATTGCGCGTGATAATCTCGCACGTGAAGAAGACTACGGTGATGCACCAGACGAGTTCCGTGATCCACTTATGGACACGCTGATGGAAGATCCTGTTAAATTACCTTCCGGTATAATAATGGATAAGGCTGTTATAATTAGGCATTTATTGAACAGCTCAACAGATCCATTTAGCCGGCAGCCACTCAGTGAAGATATGCTTATGCcag aTCTCGATTTAAAAAGAAGAATAACCGCATGGAAACAACAAAAAAGACCATCaccaaattattaa
- the LOC103570137 gene encoding FAS-associated factor 2 — MADNVLEECSSDQLEKVLQFQDLTNIEDLSICRDVLQRHNWNLEVAVQEQLNLYEGRPSMFAQDSRVRPPTVVDDTSSRIYFSPPGSSGSGGGFLSFVFSMCYNVVTSILQLVFAIFRTNVRPVPSDPIEDVMTFIRSYEEKYGTNHPVFYQGSYSQALSDAKQELRFLLVYLHKDDAQNVEQWCRNTLGNAELIRFINTHTLFWACNVQSGEGYKVSEALKAGTYPFLALIVLKDNRMTIVGRMEGIPLPSELITRLQGIMDHNEINLIQARQDRAERSANQSLREQQDQAYEESLRADQEKDRRREEERRAREEQEAREREEINAQEMEIERIRVAKELTVEKVPIEPESSHPNICHLQIKLGERTLKRRFLMSNTVEDLYNWIFSQPDSPANFEITTSYPKRVLYPSVEIVSLHKAGLTQREVLHINNLDD; from the exons ATGGCGGATAATGTATTGGAAGAGTGTAGTAGTGATCAATTGGAAAAAGTCTTACAATTTCAG gacTTGACAAATATTGAAGATCTTTCGATTTGTCGAGATGTTTTACAAAGGCACAATTGGAATTTGGAAGTTGCGGTTcag gaacaacttaatttatatgaagGAAGACCGTCAATGTTTGCACAAGATTCCCGTGTAAGACCACCGACTGTCGTAGATGACACTagttcaagaatatattttagtcCACCTGGCAGTTCAGGAAGTGGCGGTGGATTTTTGTCTTTTGTATTTTCCATGTGTTACAATGTCGTAACGAGTATATTACAACTAGTATTCGCTATTTTCCGAACTAATGTACGACCTG tgcctTCGGATCCTATTGAAGATGTTATGACTTTTATCAGATCTTATGAAGAAAAATACGGTACTAATCATCCTGTATTTTATCAAGGCTCTTACAGCCAAGCGTTATCAGACGCTAAACAAGAATTAAGATTCTTACTCGTTTATTTGCATAAAGATGACGCTCAAAATGTTGAGCAATGGTgcag AAATACTTTAGGAAATGCAGAGTTAATTCGATTTATAAATACTCATACATTATTCTGGGCTTGTAATGTACAATCTGGTGAAGGTTACAAAGTTTCTGAAGCCTTGAAAGCTGGTACTTATCCTTTTCTAGCTCTCATTGTCCTTAAGGACAATCGTATGACGATCGTCGGACG GATGGAGGGAATACCACTACCGTCAGAACTGATAACACGGCTACAAGGAATCATGGATCAcaacgaaataaatttaattcaagcTCGTCAGGACCGAGCTGAACGCAGTGCTAATCAATCTTTGCGCGAGCAACAAGATCAGGCTTACGAGGAGTCATTGCGTGCTGATCAAGAAAAAGATCGTAGACGAGAAGAAGAGCGTAGAGCACGTGAAGAACAAGAGGCTCGTGAACGCGAGGAAATAAATGCTCAAGAAATGGAAATAGAACGCATCCGTGTTGCTAAGGAACTTACTGTAGAAAAAGTACCTATTGAACCGGAATCAAGTCATCCGAATATTTGTCatttgcaaataaaattagGAGAAAGAACATTGAAACGACGATTTCTTATGTCCAATACTGTAGAA gaTTTATACAATTGGATATTTAGTCAACCAGATTCACcagcaaattttgaaataacaaCAAGTTATCCCAAGAGAGTTCTGTATCCATCTGTAGAAATAGTGAGTCTCCACAAAGCCGGGTTAACTCAACGTGAAgttttacatattaataacTTAGATGACTaa
- the LOC103570139 gene encoding putative uncharacterized protein DDB_G0282133: protein MPRKEKTNARTWERDRRNRMNLYFKTLGELLPPNQDGKNRNKVDILIHASKYIKDLTNRTEELFNNNAVDAHKEELSRLKKLVAQLYSRTQLLSTLLKDAGITVPAEPALEKMSPLKWSNKINVDDTDKYIDRHKERKKPEKRRNNSIGLKIPLNKKSKASDIDVSSNKNKNDKNILEIIGPVEDQENHVGSNIDDKNTEDKKNDSLNKNSELRNNSDPVSSEPAIESSAGPKSSTGIRKLESRKKLKRKNLNNNDPQVKKPTKKSLKSKSTPSTSASTSQNSSIANLVSGTLILSSGKLMPLITPLASTNILVNPSTSNQQQQQSQIIISNNQSSANPMIVMQSVDCNNIKNISVQNNNVLNTVQKVTLNTIPSIRTNVGINSHDWVSNVKTIIEATKIGGRKGILPKGKEITKTTMAYKVPIPVVRRDVKTLASKSDIKNTKTENKNKNKKQKFRSKKKNDDKKLKDKKSADVHENDDKLTAEVSEKLPENSEPIDDFQNVADKITESSEINNDADVNLDNQSTEAEKSSVEILTETKVESAAAELSCAKEIIEDSGEKNISDPGVSAAELTETLAEKDEFSVEKVIEVDINKPPEVKEVCDLNSRFNLLTESPDNSTIDATKIILNLDTNTTTTMKPEMSSAVTVTVAPEAKDEKLIKESNKSLYSNDNSFVPINNRDLHSDLSNDLFASLQVPSNSHNPESISPTAAFLMAFPLVSSLNGKTEVLEEDMKEDLKYHSQTPPMLLQIGNIEPNSFKVKSDDLKISDSKFKKNLIPDPEIKTDNSKSLPKIINSETFKDKLYRIVPYSKSIVPTSINNLTNLISSVSSAANSNCDIDSNKKIDKSKYNDNNNNSNNNNNIIINSTNDNKLSKYNDDNSTRYQTTLLTDYTSNYTNFTVNNTEEIIPIDNSRAYSNQSGIQNNESLNLPYQYSSQEQRYVESNHESSNYSHKEIFNNQLTPRYNPGNLNKNSPVDYQNYLIKERDLQTQSQSQSQVQVPGQSLDQNYSNATTKQTATKSVKITEHFGLSGDKMSPDFGVSGLKMTENEHYDVTSVKMNSENYTGHYVPYTRDEKKLFDDNSHNKNSGQISLPHYSHQVTSQMQQKQQQQQQNVANNNNKSTGANNSSNFSVLSWTGISPNNNNNNNNNNNNNNNNNNSTNTNNNNKTNKSKNNNNNNNNNNNNNNLLRFEQNTEQNSNEDKTICENFNYSLQKNATFNNNNNNNNNNNNNNNNNNNNNNNNANNDNNNNNAGQSFTTDLSSTGIEKKTKPPTTTAATTTTTTTVTHSQDKTKSTGPTQKSRNQNPVDDYGSNKINKKFTVDANYTQTEFPLDQQRHSKTNQTPKENKNYSNYDSINFDIEPGNPGKCPDIYSGNYKDQIKYQGILHDPYKQQQQLKSKPIQQQVQQTARPPVNWMMTPEIKHNSNVPDIILPPIGKELEFCQNNIFSQPPTYNQPSTSAANHQFYNNYDVAVSAAGFTNVSSLQSDPRRLTDTYYPDDQHFSWSPTKNPQNPDHSQVIKSIEHQQQHQQQVVPSTLPTLVGDLALGTVTEKGFMFGQRNDIAQPKTVKDKEFSVINENVQHSVQGGSFLSVSQLVEHEKAEKHQQNHPHHPHQQQTQTQTQTQTQTRKHQRKSNTSPRTARRQMEMRKTDQLPQHEEQKIAVGFPGACAPDGYQQQKYQQQDGLWRNRNCKSNYTAEALIGVNTSSSIQDNNPDKQLHAIKFSADYSQNKFPGGLSADMVMPPINYLATNPDDGNGYGQVMNQNFNHTSYTYSPNANIYPTTNFIPGISANTPGSYMMPLHDNPTDYLEANSFLLPNVTTNVGNPSKSTDMPASVTSSSTRVTASSTATTNVKNTHYGNGGVKHHQNCDGKRNYTSVSKKSKKKADPMHVEFSVPGVATMEDYPHHHHHHHHHHGHSASFLPPPPPPPPTHANALYQNSPHAMGMGLAGNSNRSRSMTSNSVAMTHHPSGTSLTNFNLSTIFPEINDKIPGYKPPNIPPGLTQSTNHSSASYPQRINYSANNTLGHVPQVSEATQFTSDLPAPPPPVLHYKTT from the exons aaATGCCAGAACATGGGAACGCGACAGAAGAAATcgtatgaatttatatttcaaaaccCTAGGAGAATTACTGCCACCAAATCAAGACGGAAAAAATCGTAACAAAGTTGACATCTTAATCCATgcatcaaaatatataaaagatttGACAAATCGTACGGaagaattattcaataataatgcAGTTGATGCACACAAAGAGGAATTAagtcgtttaaaaaaattagtcgcCCAACTTTATTCACGTACACAATTGCTGTCAACTTTATTAAAAGATGCGGGTATTACGGTCCCAGCTGAACCTGCCTTAGAAAAAATGTCTCCATTGAAATGgtccaataaaataaatgttgatgATACTGATAAGTATATAGATCGTCATAAAGAAc gAAAAAAACCCGAGAAGCGGAGAAATAATTCGATTGGTTTAAAAATacctttgaataaaaaatcgaaGGCTAGTGATATTGATGTgtcttcaaataaaaataaaaatgataaaaatattttggaaattatTGGCCCAGTTGAAGACCAAGAAAATCATGTGGGCAGTAACATTGATGACAAAAATacagaagataaaaaaaatgattcattgaataaaaattcagaattGCGAAATAATTCTGAcccag tTTCTAGCGAACCAGCCATAGAATCATCAGCCGGTCCAAAATCCAGCACCGGAATCCGCAAACTCGAGTcccgtaaaaaattaaaaagaaaaaatttaaataacaacgACCCCCAAGTAAAGAAACCAActaaaaaatcactaaaatcAAAGTCAACACCATCAACATCAGCATCAACATCACAAAATTCATCGATAGCAAATTTAGTATCCGGGACATTGATTTTATCAAGCGGTAAGTTGATGCCACTGATAACACCACTGGCGTCAACAAATATCCTCGTCAACCCAAGTACTTCCAatcaacagcagcaacaatcacaaataattatcagcAACAATCAATCATCAGCGAACCCAATGATCGTAATGCAGTCCGTCGATTGCAATaacatcaaaaatatatccgtccaaaataataatgtcCTAAATACTGTACAGAAAGTGACATTGAATACAATACCAAGCATACGAACAAATGTCGGAATAAATTCCCACGACTGGGTGTCAAATGTAAAGACAATTATCGAAGCGACCAAAATCGGCGGTCGCAAAGGCATTTTACCAAAAGGTAAAGAAATAACGAAGACAACTATGGCCTACAAGGTCCCGATTCCTGTCGTGCGTCGCGACGTCAAAACACTTGCCAGCAAATCTGACATCAAAAATACGAagacagaaaataaaaataaaaataaaaaacagaaatttaggagtaaaaaaaaaaatgatgacaaaaaattgaaggataAAAAATCAGCGGATGTTCATGAAAATGATGACAAGTTGACAGCCGAAGTGAGTGAGAAATTACCAGAAAATAGTGAACCGATTGATGACTTCCAGAACGTTGCTGATAAAATTACCGAAAGTTcggaaattaataatgatgcGGATGTCAATTTGGATAACCAGTCAACGGAAGCTGAAAAATCCtcagttgaaattttaactgagACAAAAGTCGAATCAGCTGCCGCAGAATTGAGCTGCGCTAAAGAAATAATCGAGGACTcaggtgaaaaaaatatttctgacCCAGGAGTATCAGCGGCAGAGCTGACGGAAACTCTGGCTGAAAAAGATGAATTTTCAGTAGAGAAAGTAATCGAAGTTGACATCAATAAACCGCCAGAAGTTAAAGAAGTCTGTGATTTAAATTCTCGGTTCAATTTGTTGACTGAGTCGCCGGACAACTCAACGATAGACGCGACCAAGATTATTTTGAATCTAGACACCAACACTACGACGACAATGAAACCGGAAATGTCATCAGCTGTCACAGTAACCGTCGCGCCTGAAGCAAAAGACGAAAAATTGATAAAGGAATCAAACAAAAGTCTTTACAGCAACGACAATAGTTTCGTGCCGATAAATAATCGGGACTTACACTCCGATTTATCAAACGATTTATTTGCGTCGCTTCAAGTCCCGTCTAATTCCCATAACCCAGAGTCCATTTCACCGACCGCTGCCTTTTTGATGGCGTTCCCATTGGTGTCGTCGTTGAACGGCAAGACAGAAGTTCTTGAAGAAGACATGAAAGAGGACTTGAAGTATCACAGCCAGACACCTCCGATGTTGCTGCAAATTGGCAACATCGAGCCCAATAGTTTCAAAGTAAAATCCGATGATTTGAAAATAAGCGacagtaaattcaaaaaaaatttaatcccaGATCCAGAAATAAAAACTGATAACTCGAAGTCGCTGCCGAAAATTATAAACAGCGAGACGTTTAAAGACAAATTGTATCGAATTGTTCCCTACTCAAAATCGATTGTTCCGACgtcgataaataatttgacaaACTTAATATCTAGCGTCAGTTCGGCTGCTAATTCAAACTGTGATATtgatagcaataaaaaaatagataagtCTAaatataatgacaataataataattctaataataataataatattattattaattcaacgAATGATAATAAGTTGTCTAAATATAATGATGACAATTCGACGCGTTATCAGACGACCTTACTGACAGATTATACGTCGAACTACACGAATTTCACGGTAAATAATACAGAAGAAATTATTCCAATAGATAATTCGCGGGCTTATTCAAATCAGAGCgggattcaaaataatgaatctCTTAATTTACCGTACCAGTATTCTTCCCAAGAGCAGCGATATGTTGAAAGTAATCATGAGTCTTCTAATTATTCccacaaagaaatttttaataatcaattgacCCCACGTTATAACCcgggaaatttgaataaaaattcaccggttgattatcaaaattatttaattaaagaacgCGATTTACAAACTCAGTCTCAGTCTCAGTCTCAAGTTCAAGTTCCCGGTCAAAGTTTGGATCAAAATTACAGCAACGCAACAACGAAACAAACCGCAACGAAATCTGTCAAAATTACAGAACACTTTGGACTTTCAGGTGATAAAATGTCACCGGACTTTGGTGTTTCCGGTTTGAAAATGACAGAAAATGAGCACTATGACGTCACGAGTGTTAAGATGAATTCAGAAAATTATACAGGACATTATGTTCCTTATACGCgggatgaaaaaaaactttttgatgataattcgcataataaaaatagtgggCAGATTTCGTTGCCTCATTATTCACATCAAGTTACGTCACAAAtgcaacaaaaacaacaacagcagcaacaaaatgttgctaataataataataagtctACTGGTGCTAATAATTCGTCTAATTTTAGTGTTCTTTCTTGGACTGGTATTTcaccaaataataataataataataataataataataataataataataataataataattctacaaatactaataataataataaaacaaataaaagcaaaaataataataataataataataataacaataataataataatttattaagatttGAACAAAATACTGAACAAAATTCCAATGAAGATAAGACAatatgtgaaaattttaattattcattacaaaaaaacgcgacattcaataataataataataataataataataataataataataataataataataataataataataataataatgctaataatgataataataataataatgcggGACAATCATTTACGACAGACTTATCATCAACgggaatagaaaaaaaaactaaaccaccaacaacaacagcagcaacaacaacaacgacaACGACAGTGACCCATAGTCAAGATAAAACAAAATCTACTGGTCCGACCCAAAAGTCCCGTAATCAAAATCCAGTAGACGATTACGGtagcaacaaaataaataaaaaatttacagtcgATGCAAATTACACGCAGACAGAATTCCCATTGGACCAGCAGCGACACTCTAAAACTAATCAGACACCGAAGGAGAATAAAAACTACAGCAATTATGActctattaattttgatatcgAACCTGGTAACCCCGGAAAATGTCCAGATATTTACTCTGGGAATTATAAAGATCAGATAaaatatcagggaattttGCATGATCCTTACAAGCAGCAACAACAGTTAAAATCCAAACCAATTCAGCAGCAAGTCCAGCAGACGGCCAGACCACCAGTAAACTGGATGATGACACCGGAAATAAAACACAACTCTAATGTGCCGGACATTATTTTGCCGCCGATTGGCAAAGAGTTAGAGTTTTGtcagaacaatatttttagcCAGCCTCCAACTTACAATCAGCCATCAACATCAGCAGCAAATCATCAATTTTACAACAACTATGACGTAGCAGTAAGCGCTGCAGGATTTACAAATGTTTCTAGCCTGCAAAGCGACCCCCGGAGATTAACAGACACTTATTACCCAGATGACCAGCATTTTTCCTGGTCGCCAACCAAAAATCCTCAGAATCCAGACCACTCCCAAGTTATTAAATCAATAGAACATCAGCAGCAGCATCAGCAGCAAGTGGTTCCATCAACTTTACCAACTCTCGTTGGTGATCTAGCCCTGGGTACCGTCACTGAAAAGGGTTTTATGTTCGGACAGCGCAATGATATAGCGCAGCCTAAGACAGTAAAAGACAAAGAATTCTCAGTGATCAACGAAAATGTCCAGCATTCCGTTCAAGGTGGGTCATTTTTGTCCGTAAGTCAATTAGTCGAGCATGAGAAGGCTGAGAAACATCAGCAGAATCATCCCCATCACCCGCATCAGCAGCAGACCCAAACCCAGACACAAACGCAGACGCAGACGCGGAAACATCAGCGGAAGAGCAACACAAGTCCGCGGACGGCTAGAAGACAAATGGAGATGCGGAAAACGGACCAGTTGCCGCAACACGAAGAGCAAAAAATTGCCGTTGGGTTTCCTGGCGCTTGTGCTCCTGACGGTTATCAGCAGCAGAAGTACCAGCAGCAAGACGGACTATGGAGAAATCGTAATTGCAAAAGTAATTATACCGCAGAAGCTTTGATTGGAGTGAATACTTCTTCTAGTATCCAGGATAATAATCCTGACAAACAATTACACGCAATAAAATTCTCCGCAGATTATTCGCAGAATAAATTCCCGGGTGGGTTGTCAGCGGACATGGTGATGCCcccgataaattatttagcgaCGAATCCGGACGACGGTAACGGATATGGCCAAGTGATGAACCAGAATTTTAATCATACGTCTTATACTTATTCTCCTAACGCGAATATTTATCCGACGACAAATTTTATTCCGGGAATATCTGCTAATACTCCCGGAAGTTACATGATGCCGTTGCATGACAACCCGACGGATTATTTAGaggcaaattcatttttattaccgaATGTTACTACGAATGTTGGCAATCCATCAAAATCAACAGACATGCCAGCGAGTGTGACATCTTCGAGTACACGTGTCACGGCTTCGTCAACGGCAACGACGAACGTCAAGAATACTCATTATGGTAATGGGGGAGTGAAGCATCACCAGAATTGTGACGGCAAAAGAAATTACACGAGTGTCAGTAAAAAGAGTAAGAAGAAAGCGGACCCGATGCATGTGGAGTTTTCGGTACCGGGTGTGGCGACGATGGAAGATTACCcgcatcatcatcatcaccaccaTCATCACCATGGGCACTCGGCGAGTTTTTTGCCGCCGCCACCACCCCCGCCGCCGACGCATGCTAATGCGTTGTATCAGAATTCGCCGCATGCTATGGGAATGGGACTGGCGGGAAATTCAAATAGGAGCAGAAGTATGACGAGTAATTCTGTTGCGATGACACATCATCCGTCGGGAACGAGTCttactaattttaatttgagtaCAATATTTCcagaaataaatgataag ataccCGGATACAAACCACCAAATATTCCACCCGGATTGACACAGTCTACCAATCACTCATCCGCGAGTTATCCACAGAGAATTAATTATTCCGCCAATAATACTCTCGGTCACGTGCCACAG GTTTCCGAAGCAACCCAATTTACAAGTGACTTACCAGCTCCACCTCCACCAGTGCTTCACTACAAAACAACTTGA